A window of the Microbulbifer aggregans genome harbors these coding sequences:
- a CDS encoding antibiotic biosynthesis monooxygenase family protein, translating into MYAVIFSAKAGQQDPEYLATVSRLRELAFERYGCREFIAVTEGDREIAISYWDDQEAILCWKQDSEHLLAQELGRAKWYESYTVQVVEIKREYHFGS; encoded by the coding sequence ATGTACGCAGTGATCTTCAGCGCCAAAGCCGGCCAACAGGACCCAGAGTATCTCGCCACCGTCAGTCGGCTGCGCGAGCTGGCATTTGAGCGTTACGGCTGCCGGGAGTTTATTGCCGTCACCGAAGGTGACCGGGAAATCGCTATTTCCTACTGGGATGATCAAGAGGCAATTTTGTGTTGGAAGCAGGACTCGGAACATCTGCTGGCGCAGGAGCTGGGCCGGGCAAAGTGGTACGAGTCCTATACGGTTCAGGTCGTGGAGATCAAGCGCGAGTATCACTTCGGCAGCTGA
- a CDS encoding alpha/beta hydrolase — translation MQKFILLGILLIQLQVAMAMEVSAGKLQTLPEFEFDGIAPRPVHVWLPEGYPGQAPYAVLYMHDGQMLFDASTSWNKQEWGVDEVASKLQASGQTIPFIVVAIENVSETRHGDYFPQKARTLLPEAERRKEHPFNRAELRADKYLQFLVEQLKPYVDANFAVSPDPAHTFIAGSSMGGLISLYALLEYPQIFSAAAAISTHWPGIKPGDDLPVAAAIRAYVEKKLPEPGSHRIYFDHGTETLDAHYPPLQKKVDTIMHNAGYNSPAWQTRVFDGHAHDENSWQARLAEPLLFLLGKNQDSLGEK, via the coding sequence ATGCAAAAATTTATTCTCCTGGGAATACTCCTGATTCAGCTTCAAGTCGCCATGGCGATGGAGGTTTCCGCCGGAAAACTGCAGACACTGCCCGAATTTGAGTTCGATGGCATAGCGCCACGCCCGGTTCATGTGTGGCTGCCCGAAGGCTATCCCGGCCAGGCACCCTATGCGGTGCTGTATATGCACGACGGCCAGATGCTGTTCGATGCCAGCACCTCCTGGAACAAACAGGAGTGGGGTGTGGATGAAGTCGCCTCGAAGCTGCAGGCATCGGGGCAGACGATCCCGTTTATCGTCGTGGCCATCGAAAACGTGAGTGAAACCCGCCACGGTGATTACTTCCCGCAGAAAGCGCGGACGCTGCTACCAGAAGCCGAACGGCGGAAGGAGCACCCGTTCAATCGGGCAGAACTGCGCGCCGACAAGTACCTGCAGTTTCTCGTCGAACAACTGAAGCCCTACGTCGATGCCAACTTTGCGGTCTCTCCAGACCCGGCGCATACCTTTATTGCCGGCTCGAGCATGGGCGGCCTGATTTCGCTCTATGCCCTGCTCGAATACCCGCAGATATTCTCGGCAGCCGCGGCGATCTCCACCCACTGGCCGGGCATCAAGCCCGGGGATGACCTGCCGGTGGCTGCGGCCATTCGCGCCTATGTCGAGAAAAAGCTGCCCGAGCCAGGCTCACACCGTATTTATTTCGATCACGGCACCGAGACACTGGACGCACACTACCCACCGCTGCAGAAAAAGGTCGACACCATCATGCACAACGCCGGCTATAACAGTCCGGCGTGGCAAACCCGGGTATTCGATGGCCATGCCCACGATGAAAACTCCTGGCAGGCCCGATTAGCGGAGCCGCTGCTGTTCCTGCTCGGTAAAAACCAGGATTCCCTGGGGGAGAAATGA
- a CDS encoding GNAT family N-acetyltransferase, whose product MDKKNPEIDQQAPVITYYLEMNNRGQLRSKAQPPGLEVTEAELKEFRFNRYLYQLVGEPWQWVDKLTLSDQAWQEYAERDSLRTWVAYHRGSIAGYYELERQDDGSVQIAYFGLAPRFVGKGFGGFLLTHALESAWSWGDTDRVWVHTCTLDHPGALSNYQARGMQVFRTERE is encoded by the coding sequence ATGGATAAGAAAAACCCGGAGATCGACCAGCAAGCACCGGTGATCACCTACTACCTGGAAATGAACAACCGCGGCCAGTTGCGGAGTAAAGCCCAGCCACCCGGACTGGAAGTGACAGAAGCGGAGCTGAAGGAATTCCGTTTCAACCGCTACCTCTATCAGCTGGTGGGTGAGCCCTGGCAGTGGGTGGACAAACTCACCCTCTCCGACCAGGCATGGCAGGAATATGCAGAGCGGGACAGCCTGCGCACCTGGGTGGCGTATCACCGGGGGTCGATTGCGGGCTATTACGAGCTGGAGCGACAGGATGACGGCAGTGTCCAGATCGCCTACTTCGGTCTGGCCCCGCGTTTCGTGGGCAAGGGATTCGGCGGCTTCCTGCTGACCCACGCCCTCGAATCTGCCTGGTCCTGGGGAGATACCGATCGGGTGTGGGTACACACCTGCACCCTTGACCATCCAGGTGCGCTAAGCAACTACCAAGCGAGGGGGATGCAGGTCTTCCGCACCGAACGGGAGTAG
- a CDS encoding MBL fold metallo-hydrolase, whose protein sequence is MRFVLAFLFLFFAQPSLTASAAHAPGYRLEQLRGNVYRFTAGKYHSMLMATSQGLFLTDPISPAAARWLRGELETRFDSPIRYLAYSHNHVDHVMGGEILASDETTIIAHQYAAEDLKWTKVPTAQPELIFRDSLVVSLGDSRVELQYHGPNNGRGSVSMHFMPANVLFVVDWIVLGRLPYRDLPGYDIHGMIRSTREVLTQQPFALFVGGHGSTGSREDVARYLSYLEALYGAVLEGMLQGKSLQTLQAEIQLPAYRDLDRYEEWLPLNVAGVYRTLEDMSYLRMREDSRGEDAEK, encoded by the coding sequence ATGCGATTTGTTCTGGCGTTTCTTTTTCTCTTCTTCGCGCAACCGTCGCTGACTGCTTCAGCCGCGCACGCGCCCGGCTATCGCCTCGAGCAGCTACGGGGCAATGTCTATCGCTTCACCGCGGGTAAGTACCATTCCATGCTGATGGCCACCAGTCAGGGGCTTTTCCTCACCGACCCCATCAGTCCTGCCGCCGCCCGCTGGCTTCGCGGGGAGCTGGAAACCCGCTTTGACAGCCCGATCCGCTACCTGGCGTACAGCCACAACCATGTGGATCACGTCATGGGCGGCGAAATACTGGCCTCAGATGAAACCACGATTATCGCCCACCAGTATGCAGCGGAGGACCTGAAGTGGACAAAAGTACCGACAGCACAGCCCGAACTGATATTCCGGGACTCACTCGTGGTGTCACTCGGTGACAGCCGGGTGGAGCTCCAATACCACGGCCCGAACAATGGCCGCGGCTCGGTGAGCATGCACTTCATGCCCGCCAATGTGCTGTTTGTGGTGGACTGGATCGTACTCGGTCGCCTGCCATACCGGGATCTGCCCGGTTACGACATTCACGGAATGATCCGCTCCACGCGGGAGGTTTTGACACAGCAACCATTCGCGCTCTTTGTGGGCGGACACGGTAGTACCGGCTCCCGGGAGGACGTCGCCCGCTATCTCTCCTACCTCGAGGCGCTCTACGGGGCAGTGCTTGAGGGTATGCTGCAGGGCAAGTCGCTGCAGACGCTACAGGCAGAAATCCAGTTGCCAGCCTACCGGGACCTGGATCGGTACGAGGAATGGCTACCGCTCAACGTTGCCGGTGTCTATCGTACGCTCGAAGACATGTCCTATCTGCGGATGCGCGAGGATAGCCGGGGGGAAGATGCAGAAAAGTAA
- a CDS encoding esterase/lipase family protein: MQKSNVVLLVPGIFDRGRSMHRMQAALNAEGFSAHYIHLRYNSAWYGLKYLSRQLEEKVNALVPPQQSFSLVGFSMGGIVARHFMQARQGLPRVHKYISMASPHRGSLWANLLPYPGGRQLMIGSPLLEEMNTELDQLIPTAPVSIWTRYDATILPHNSAILPVGSSHEVPVKLHRWVPLDLRVISIVTTELQQSMAD; this comes from the coding sequence ATGCAGAAAAGTAATGTGGTGCTGCTGGTGCCGGGGATTTTTGATCGCGGTCGCTCGATGCACCGGATGCAGGCCGCACTGAATGCAGAGGGTTTCTCGGCCCACTACATCCACCTGCGCTATAACTCCGCCTGGTATGGCCTGAAGTATCTCTCCCGCCAGTTAGAGGAGAAGGTCAACGCGCTGGTACCACCACAACAGTCCTTCTCTCTGGTGGGATTCAGCATGGGTGGGATCGTCGCCCGCCATTTTATGCAGGCCCGCCAGGGACTGCCGCGCGTACACAAGTACATCTCGATGGCGAGCCCGCACCGGGGCAGTCTGTGGGCAAACCTCTTGCCGTACCCGGGGGGGCGCCAGCTCATGATCGGCAGCCCGCTGCTGGAGGAGATGAATACCGAGCTGGATCAGCTGATCCCAACGGCGCCTGTCTCGATCTGGACTCGCTACGACGCCACCATCCTGCCCCACAACAGCGCCATTTTACCGGTGGGCAGCAGCCATGAAGTGCCGGTCAAACTGCACCGCTGGGTACCACTGGATCTACGCGTCATTTCCATCGTGACCACTGAGTTACAGCAGAGCATGGCAGACTGA
- a CDS encoding ATP-grasp domain-containing protein: MSWVSFNVFRTLAFADTLQLKPEDVFKYRAEISAADWVLFPEYWQLNAIVYGLGARVFPSEASYRLGHNKIEMTRAFELVCPLNTPHTRILANTPENADALWAEMDYPFVAKLPKASQGNGVWLIENRQDWCSYLQRTNVLYVQELLPIDRDIRIVIIGDQVLSAYWRLQGASGFYNNVSKGGLVERGRVPQAAIDLALHLARTLQINHAGFDIAMVGSHPYVIEFNRLFGNQGIEGGGNALNRAIIDYLQRESTPTGPNFPGRPGVPRRQLQSVA; the protein is encoded by the coding sequence ATGTCCTGGGTATCGTTTAATGTATTTCGCACGCTCGCTTTCGCGGACACTCTGCAACTAAAACCCGAGGACGTTTTTAAGTACCGGGCCGAAATCAGTGCCGCTGACTGGGTGCTGTTCCCCGAGTACTGGCAGCTCAATGCCATCGTCTACGGTCTCGGTGCCAGAGTCTTCCCCAGCGAAGCCAGTTACCGTCTCGGCCACAATAAGATCGAAATGACTCGCGCGTTCGAGCTGGTGTGCCCGCTGAATACGCCCCACACCCGCATACTGGCCAACACCCCAGAAAATGCCGACGCCCTCTGGGCGGAAATGGATTATCCATTTGTGGCCAAGCTCCCCAAGGCATCCCAGGGCAACGGGGTGTGGCTGATCGAAAACCGGCAAGACTGGTGCAGTTACCTGCAGCGTACGAATGTACTCTACGTGCAGGAACTGTTACCAATCGATCGCGATATCCGCATCGTGATCATCGGGGATCAGGTGCTGTCCGCTTACTGGCGCCTGCAGGGAGCAAGTGGCTTTTACAACAATGTTTCCAAGGGTGGCTTGGTGGAGCGGGGGCGGGTGCCGCAGGCAGCGATCGATCTCGCCCTCCACCTGGCCCGAACCTTACAGATCAACCATGCCGGTTTTGATATCGCCATGGTCGGCAGTCACCCTTACGTAATCGAGTTCAACCGCCTGTTTGGCAATCAGGGAATTGAGGGGGGAGGGAACGCGCTGAATCGGGCCATCATCGACTATCTGCAACGGGAGTCTACCCCTACCGGCCCGAACTTCCCCGGTCGGCCCGGAGTACCTCGGCGACAATTGCAAAGTGTGGCGTGA
- a CDS encoding YgaP family membrane protein, translated as MVIQKNMGKLDRALRLAAVAVIAVLAATGTISGLTAVALGLLAAVFTLTSLVGTCPLYFPIGLNTCGR; from the coding sequence ATGGTTATTCAAAAAAATATGGGCAAGCTCGATCGCGCTCTGCGCCTGGCTGCAGTGGCGGTGATAGCGGTCCTTGCCGCTACCGGCACCATCAGTGGGCTCACCGCGGTGGCACTCGGCCTATTGGCCGCAGTATTCACCCTGACCAGCCTGGTGGGCACCTGTCCACTGTATTTCCCCATCGGGCTAAATACCTGCGGACGCTAA
- a CDS encoding choice-of-anchor D domain-containing protein: MIPIADTIRRLVPMALAVGGGLMLTFSANSATIFSDDFSDGDISDWITSGNVDPFNNESIRLRATSNASRPISTAGFSAVSVDFGLSASSLENGEFCYAEVSTDGGSSWTTVITVENGQDNGTIFTGSASPAGMDNNTQVQVRFRGTGATTGDYCYGQSVTVNGTGGASTDPDIDAPASLNFGDISPGNTSTLSAMISNNGTADLVISNVSNPAAPFTIASNNCGTVSPAGSCQLTVDFAPSADGSYNSNINVSSNDPDASNVTIALSGSASSTGGGGGGSVENFDPLNGSGTVSRSSLTFTTLINGNDPGQLVNYSHYALPTNAAMPSNQFEGSLELFGEATGGAFDEQKDTFRYTGNGDTTRKHLPEFDFELVQTGSHIFPVQRGSIPSSHPEWEYILTPGRVWDENGDSGYSRVALPFALQQKNANCIHNGVMTFLFKDDGSVSDVAYQIAGETCLYYQVDMWGQLDASYTPHSVNNAAALTADYQAEVNGRVPVKPLSALAQDYPGTDPSKFALPSGKDAANMSLVGFVIDGTHYTGGCVSRQGDYPYCESMPVPSYSSAKSVFAGSALMRLEKKYPGTFSQIIGNYVPDCATNGNWDDVTFENALDMSTGNYKLASYMSDEGASHTNDLFLPEDHASKISYSCTEYPRKATPGTTWVYHTSDTYILGRAMNQYVKGIEGSSTDIFTDIVVDEVLAPLGISPTARFTRRTYDSVQQPFAGWGLMWLRDDVAKIGDLYRSGSQSVLDQAELDAALQRNAADRGNEPLNDYKYKNGFWAHEISANLPGCSGELWLPFMSGYGGISVLVLPNDTLYYYFADDDAYTWMDAAVESHGIRSLCQ, from the coding sequence ATGATTCCGATTGCAGACACCATTCGGCGCCTGGTCCCGATGGCACTTGCGGTGGGCGGCGGACTGATGCTGACGTTTTCCGCTAACAGCGCTACGATTTTTTCCGACGACTTTTCCGATGGCGATATCAGCGACTGGATAACCAGTGGCAATGTTGACCCATTCAATAATGAATCCATCCGACTCCGCGCCACATCGAATGCGAGTCGCCCTATCTCCACCGCCGGCTTCTCTGCCGTATCTGTGGACTTTGGCCTGTCAGCCTCATCACTGGAAAACGGTGAATTCTGTTATGCCGAAGTCTCTACTGATGGCGGTAGCAGCTGGACGACAGTCATTACCGTGGAGAATGGCCAGGACAACGGCACCATCTTCACCGGTAGCGCCTCACCGGCGGGAATGGATAACAATACTCAGGTACAGGTCCGCTTTCGCGGTACCGGGGCGACTACGGGTGACTACTGTTATGGACAATCAGTCACTGTGAATGGCACTGGTGGTGCATCCACTGACCCCGATATCGATGCGCCCGCGAGCCTGAACTTTGGCGATATCAGCCCCGGCAATACAAGCACACTCAGTGCCATGATCAGCAATAACGGCACCGCTGACCTGGTAATCAGCAACGTCAGTAATCCTGCTGCCCCATTCACTATCGCCAGTAACAACTGCGGCACGGTCAGCCCTGCCGGCAGTTGCCAGCTGACCGTCGACTTCGCCCCATCCGCCGACGGCAGCTACAACAGTAATATCAACGTCTCCTCCAATGATCCCGATGCAAGCAACGTAACCATCGCACTCTCCGGCAGCGCCAGCAGCACTGGTGGAGGCGGTGGTGGCAGTGTCGAAAACTTTGATCCGTTGAACGGCAGCGGGACTGTAAGCCGCAGCTCGCTTACCTTCACCACCCTGATCAACGGCAATGACCCGGGCCAACTGGTTAATTACAGTCACTATGCCCTCCCCACGAATGCCGCGATGCCCAGCAATCAGTTCGAGGGCAGCCTGGAGCTATTCGGCGAAGCCACTGGCGGTGCATTCGATGAGCAAAAAGATACTTTCCGCTATACAGGCAACGGTGATACCACTCGCAAGCACCTGCCGGAGTTCGACTTCGAGTTGGTGCAGACCGGTAGCCATATCTTCCCGGTTCAGCGGGGCTCCATCCCCAGCAGCCATCCAGAGTGGGAATACATCCTGACTCCCGGGCGTGTCTGGGACGAGAATGGGGATAGCGGCTACAGCCGGGTGGCACTGCCGTTTGCCTTGCAGCAGAAGAATGCCAACTGTATCCACAATGGCGTAATGACATTCCTGTTCAAGGATGACGGCTCGGTTTCCGATGTGGCCTACCAGATTGCCGGTGAAACCTGCCTCTATTACCAGGTGGACATGTGGGGCCAGCTGGACGCCAGCTATACGCCGCATAGTGTCAATAATGCCGCCGCACTGACTGCCGATTACCAGGCCGAAGTGAACGGCCGGGTGCCGGTCAAGCCACTGAGCGCCCTGGCTCAGGATTACCCCGGCACCGATCCAAGCAAGTTCGCGTTACCGTCCGGCAAAGATGCGGCCAACATGTCACTGGTGGGTTTTGTCATTGATGGCACCCACTACACCGGTGGCTGTGTATCACGACAAGGTGATTACCCTTACTGCGAATCGATGCCGGTGCCGTCCTATTCCAGTGCCAAGTCAGTGTTTGCCGGCAGCGCGCTGATGCGACTGGAGAAAAAATACCCGGGCACTTTCAGCCAGATCATTGGTAACTATGTTCCCGACTGCGCCACCAATGGCAACTGGGATGATGTGACGTTTGAGAACGCCCTGGACATGTCCACCGGCAACTACAAGCTGGCCAGCTACATGAGTGATGAGGGGGCCAGCCACACCAACGACCTGTTCCTGCCGGAAGATCATGCATCCAAGATCAGCTACAGCTGCACCGAATATCCACGCAAGGCCACACCGGGGACTACCTGGGTGTACCACACCTCCGATACTTACATTCTCGGCCGCGCCATGAACCAGTACGTAAAAGGGATCGAGGGTAGTAGCACGGATATATTCACCGATATCGTGGTGGACGAGGTGCTGGCACCGCTTGGAATCAGCCCCACAGCTCGCTTCACCCGTCGCACCTACGATTCGGTGCAGCAGCCGTTCGCCGGCTGGGGCCTGATGTGGCTGCGCGATGATGTCGCCAAGATTGGTGATCTATACCGCAGTGGCAGTCAGTCTGTGCTGGATCAAGCGGAACTGGACGCGGCGCTGCAGCGCAACGCTGCCGATCGCGGTAATGAACCGCTGAACGACTACAAGTACAAAAACGGTTTCTGGGCCCACGAGATCAGTGCCAACCTGCCCGGATGCAGCGGCGAGTTGTGGCTCCCGTTCATGTCCGGCTACGGCGGCATCAGCGTGCTGGTACTGCCCAATGACACCCTCTACTACTACTTTGCCGACGACGATGCCTACACCTGGATGGATGCAGCAGTCGAGTCGCATGGCATTCGCAGTCTGTGCCAGTAA
- a CDS encoding TerC family protein, whose translation MFEWMASPEAWVALATLAALEIVLGIDNIIFISILVGRLPPKQREPARFIGLALAMLTRLALLFSIVWIMGLVEPWFSVFGHEISGRDVILVGGGLFLLFKATHEIHHSLEGVDGSEGSAKVSSFGMVLIQIAILDIVFSLDSVITAVGLVDQISIMAIAIILAVIVMLVAAKPIGDFVERHPTVKMLALSFLILVGFTLILEGFEVHVPKGYIYFAMAFSMAVEMLNIRLRKRQAKPVELHKPFHEEEA comes from the coding sequence ATGTTTGAGTGGATGGCTAGCCCAGAGGCCTGGGTAGCACTGGCGACACTGGCGGCACTGGAAATTGTCCTCGGTATCGACAATATCATTTTTATTTCCATTCTCGTCGGCCGCCTGCCGCCCAAACAACGAGAGCCGGCCCGCTTTATCGGTCTGGCGCTGGCCATGCTGACACGACTGGCCCTGCTGTTTTCCATCGTCTGGATTATGGGCCTGGTGGAACCCTGGTTCAGCGTGTTCGGCCACGAGATTTCCGGACGCGATGTGATACTCGTTGGCGGTGGCCTCTTCTTGTTGTTCAAGGCAACCCACGAAATTCACCACAGTCTCGAGGGAGTGGATGGCAGCGAGGGTTCAGCGAAGGTGTCCAGTTTTGGCATGGTGCTGATTCAGATCGCCATCCTCGATATCGTTTTTTCTCTCGACTCCGTGATTACTGCCGTGGGGCTGGTCGACCAGATCTCGATCATGGCGATTGCCATTATTCTGGCGGTGATCGTGATGCTGGTGGCGGCCAAACCGATCGGTGACTTTGTCGAGCGCCACCCGACGGTGAAAATGCTGGCGCTGTCCTTCCTGATTCTGGTCGGCTTCACGCTGATCCTCGAGGGTTTCGAGGTGCATGTACCCAAGGGCTATATCTACTTCGCCATGGCTTTCTCCATGGCCGTGGAGATGCTCAATATCCGCCTGCGGAAGAGGCAGGCCAAACCGGTGGAATTACACAAGCCTTTCCACGAAGAGGAAGCTTAG
- a CDS encoding STAS/SEC14 domain-containing protein has protein sequence MSVKRHGLAIGLERTGEEFFLSLRVHGKLTHEDYQSLVPMLESAMEGIETPEIDVFLDARELEGWEARAAWDDLKLGVKHGREFRRIAILGNRRWQELAAKVGSWFIGGEARYFEDEGEAMAWLESSP, from the coding sequence ATGAGCGTCAAGAGACACGGCCTGGCCATCGGCCTGGAGCGCACGGGCGAAGAGTTCTTCCTGAGCCTGCGTGTGCACGGCAAACTGACTCATGAAGACTACCAGTCACTGGTTCCGATGCTTGAGTCCGCCATGGAGGGCATCGAGACGCCCGAGATCGATGTGTTCCTCGATGCACGGGAGCTGGAAGGTTGGGAAGCCCGCGCCGCATGGGATGACCTCAAGCTGGGTGTGAAGCACGGGCGGGAGTTCCGTCGCATCGCCATTCTCGGCAACCGCCGCTGGCAGGAGTTGGCAGCCAAAGTCGGTTCCTGGTTTATCGGGGGCGAGGCGCGCTATTTCGAGGACGAAGGGGAAGCCATGGCCTGGCTGGAGTCCTCGCCGTAG
- a CDS encoding SIMPL domain-containing protein has translation MTSTKNTLPALLLGTGMLLGLAILGWFATEAVERFKGYERTVTVKGLAEREVPADIVIWPIQFTAASNDLQELYRQVATSSERIEGFLGEQGIPTEEITVSLPAVTDRLAQQYGGGARPEFRYSALQTVTVYSQQVDRVRSVMDDLAQLGREGIAFSQNNYQGQIEYIFTGLNDLKPQMIEQATKEARQVAQKFAEDSDSVLGKIKRASQGQFSISDRDKNNPHIKKVRVVSTVEYYLSD, from the coding sequence ATGACCTCGACCAAGAACACTCTGCCTGCCCTGCTCCTCGGTACGGGGATGCTGCTGGGGCTGGCAATCCTGGGCTGGTTTGCCACCGAGGCGGTGGAGCGGTTCAAGGGCTACGAGCGGACGGTTACCGTCAAGGGGCTGGCGGAGCGGGAAGTCCCGGCAGATATCGTAATCTGGCCGATCCAGTTTACGGCGGCCAGCAATGATTTGCAGGAGCTCTACCGGCAGGTTGCCACCAGTAGTGAGCGCATCGAGGGCTTTCTCGGTGAGCAGGGCATCCCCACAGAGGAGATCACGGTTTCCCTGCCGGCGGTGACTGACCGGCTGGCACAGCAGTATGGCGGCGGCGCTCGCCCGGAATTTCGCTATTCGGCCCTGCAGACGGTGACGGTGTATTCGCAGCAGGTGGACAGGGTCCGGTCGGTGATGGATGACCTCGCGCAATTAGGTCGAGAGGGCATCGCCTTCTCACAGAATAACTACCAGGGGCAGATCGAGTACATCTTCACTGGCCTGAACGACCTCAAGCCGCAAATGATCGAGCAGGCCACGAAAGAGGCGCGACAGGTCGCACAGAAGTTCGCCGAGGATTCCGATAGCGTGCTGGGGAAGATCAAACGGGCCTCACAGGGGCAGTTCAGCATCAGCGATCGGGACAAGAACAACCCGCATATCAAGAAAGTACGCGTGGTCTCGACGGTCGAATATTACCTTTCAGATTGA
- a CDS encoding DUF2007 domain-containing protein, protein MKLIYTHENRLLVELARSKLEVAGISVFLKNEYAQGATGELAPHQAWPELWLERERDFERAMQLLREDAESGSEWGCRRCGESNGAAFDYCWKCGEPRPAA, encoded by the coding sequence ATGAAGCTTATCTACACCCACGAAAACCGCCTTCTCGTCGAGCTGGCCAGGAGCAAGCTGGAGGTGGCCGGCATTTCGGTATTTCTCAAGAATGAGTATGCGCAGGGTGCGACCGGCGAACTGGCGCCGCACCAGGCCTGGCCGGAGCTCTGGCTTGAACGGGAGCGCGACTTTGAGCGGGCCATGCAGCTGCTGCGGGAGGATGCGGAGTCCGGTTCCGAGTGGGGCTGCCGCCGCTGTGGTGAATCTAACGGTGCCGCTTTCGATTACTGCTGGAAATGTGGGGAGCCACGGCCGGCCGCCTGA
- a CDS encoding aldehyde dehydrogenase, translated as MSEQNKTPQTLQEWQAMAETLQIEGRAFINGEYVDALSGETRATRSPADGRELAQVASCGPEDAELAVKVARKTFESGVWSHMPPMERKKIMVRFAELIEQNKNEIALLESLDAGKPISDTMNVDVPGAVTTIRWSGEAIDKVYDEVAPTGPNELALIQRMPLGVVAAIVPWNFPLSTTAWKLGPALATGNSVILKPASNTPLTAIKLAGLAKEAGLPDGVLNVLPGPGSSLGKALGLHMDIDCLTFTGSTEVGKTLTEYSGQSNLKRTFLELGGKSPNIVFADADLDKAAEAAALAVFYNQGETCTAGTRLLVEKSIAGEFIEKVKKASERFKPGHPQDPNTVMGALIDKSQFDTVEHYVGKGKEEGAQLVCGGAASSAVEGGHYYEPTVFRGVTNDMTIAKEEIFGPVLAVIEFESEEEALQIANDSIYGLAAGIWTLNINRAHRMARDIRAGSVWVNNYFGGDITVPFGGFKQSGNGRDKSLHALDKYCELKSTWIDIS; from the coding sequence ATGTCGGAACAAAATAAGACCCCCCAGACCCTGCAGGAGTGGCAGGCGATGGCCGAGACCCTCCAGATCGAAGGCCGCGCCTTCATCAATGGCGAGTACGTCGATGCCCTTTCCGGAGAGACCCGCGCCACCCGCAGCCCCGCTGATGGCCGCGAACTGGCCCAGGTGGCCAGCTGTGGCCCCGAGGATGCAGAGCTGGCGGTAAAAGTCGCCCGCAAGACATTCGAGTCCGGTGTCTGGTCCCATATGCCGCCGATGGAGCGCAAAAAGATCATGGTGCGCTTCGCCGAGCTGATCGAGCAGAACAAGAACGAAATCGCTCTGCTGGAAAGCCTGGATGCGGGCAAGCCGATCAGCGACACCATGAACGTGGACGTACCAGGCGCGGTGACCACCATTCGCTGGAGCGGCGAGGCCATCGACAAGGTCTACGACGAAGTCGCCCCCACCGGCCCCAACGAGCTGGCACTGATCCAGCGCATGCCCCTGGGGGTGGTCGCGGCCATCGTGCCGTGGAACTTTCCGCTGTCCACTACCGCCTGGAAGCTGGGTCCGGCACTGGCCACCGGCAATAGTGTAATCCTGAAGCCCGCTTCCAATACGCCACTGACAGCCATCAAGCTGGCTGGTCTGGCGAAAGAAGCCGGCCTGCCGGACGGTGTTCTAAATGTATTGCCGGGACCTGGCAGCAGCCTGGGCAAGGCCCTGGGCCTGCATATGGATATCGACTGCCTGACCTTCACCGGCTCCACCGAAGTGGGCAAGACCCTGACCGAGTACTCCGGCCAGTCCAACCTGAAGCGGACTTTCCTGGAGCTGGGTGGCAAGAGCCCCAACATCGTTTTCGCCGACGCAGACCTGGACAAGGCCGCCGAGGCCGCGGCGCTGGCGGTGTTCTACAACCAGGGGGAAACCTGCACCGCCGGTACCCGTCTGCTGGTGGAGAAATCCATCGCCGGTGAGTTCATCGAGAAGGTGAAAAAGGCCAGTGAGCGCTTCAAGCCCGGCCATCCGCAGGACCCGAATACGGTCATGGGGGCACTGATCGACAAGAGCCAGTTCGACACCGTCGAGCACTACGTCGGCAAGGGCAAAGAGGAAGGCGCCCAGCTGGTTTGCGGCGGTGCCGCTTCCAGCGCGGTTGAGGGTGGCCACTACTACGAACCCACAGTATTCCGCGGTGTGACCAATGACATGACCATCGCCAAGGAAGAAATCTTTGGCCCGGTGCTGGCGGTCATCGAGTTCGAAAGCGAAGAGGAGGCGCTGCAGATCGCCAATGATTCCATCTACGGTCTCGCCGCCGGTATCTGGACCCTCAACATCAACCGCGCCCATCGCATGGCCCGCGACATCCGCGCCGGCTCCGTGTGGGTGAACAATTACTTCGGTGGCGATATCACGGTACCGTTTGGTGGCTTCAAGCAGTCCGGCAACGGCCGCGACAAGTCCCTGCATGCACTGGACAAGTATTGCGAGCTGAAGTCCACCTGGATTGATATCAGCTGA